The following are encoded together in the Strongyloides ratti genome assembly S_ratti_ED321, chromosome : 2 genome:
- a CDS encoding GluClalpha, protein MDGYDKRVRPPAYPNGDNTSGPVKVYVNMLIRMISNIDVVNMEYSMQITFRERWSDARLAYDKYFTSDMPEFITVPHVKNSLWRPDSFFSTEKVAHGHTIDTENMFLRIYADGMVYYSVRLSLILSCSMYLQMYPLDTQFCDLDMASYAHTASDIIYIWDNATGSPIQFKKGVDNSLPNFILVNHTVNTDCTHVTNTGSYSCIRLRLELTRQFSYYLIQLYGPTTMIVIVSWVSFWIDMHSTAGRVGLGITTLLTMTTLQSSINAKLPPVSYIKVVDVWLGACQTFVFGALIEYAFVSYQDNILQAKKVKQETIRKGLNRLGRESQVQETTFYQPPCTCGYLLPPVQNESAFQKFIRKCFTKPDYLPAKIDYYARIFVPLCFILFNVGYWNFCWYMETRWPPQRFDKPLNS, encoded by the exons atggatGGATATGATAAAAGAGTTAGGCCTCCTGCTTATCCTAATGGTGACAATACATCAGGTCCTGTTAAAGTTTATGTTAACATGTTAATAAGAATGATTTCTAATATTGATGTTGTTAATATG gAATACTCAATGCAAATAACTTTTCGTGAACGTTGGAGTGATGCTAGATTGgcatatgataaatattttacatcaGATATGCCTGAATTTATAACTGTTCCTCAtgtaaaaaatagtttatggAGACCAGATAGTTTTTTTAGTACTGAAAAAGTTGCTCATGGTCATACAATAGATACagaaaatatgtttttacgAATTTATGCTGATGGAATGGTTTATTATAGTGTTAGgttatctttaattttaagttGTAGTATGTATTTACAA atGTATCCACTTGATACACAATTTTGTGATCTAGATATGGCAAGTTATGCTCATACAGCATCT gatattatatatatttgggATAATGCTACTGGAAGTCCTATACAATTTAAGAAAGGTGTTGATAATTCATTACCAAATTTTATTCTTGTTAATCATACAGTTAATACTGATTGTACACATGTAACAAATACAGGAAGTTATTCATGTATAAGACTTAGACTAGAATTAACAAGACAATTTAGTTATTATTTa attcAATTATATGGACCAACAACAATGATAGTAATTGTATCATGGGTCTCTTTTTGGATAGATATGCATTCAACAGCTGGACGTGTGGGTCTCGGTATCACTACACTTCTTACAATGACTACTTtg cAATCTTCAATTAATGCCAAATTACCACCAGTAAGTTACATAAAAGTAGTTGATGTTTGGTTAGGAg CCTGTCAAACATTTGTTTTTGGAGCATTAATTGAATATGCCTTTGTATCATAtcaagataatattttacaagctaaaaaagttaaacaaGAAACTATCAGAAAAGGATTAAATAGATTAGGAAGAGAGTCACAGGTTCAAGAAACTACATTTTATCAACCACCTTGCACCTGTGGATAT ttattacCACCTGTACAAAATGAGTCAgcatttcaaaaatttattagaaaatgttTTACAAAACCTGACTATTTACCAGCTAAAATTGATTATTATGCAAGAATATTTGTTCCACTTTgttttatactatttaatGTAGGTTACTGGAACTTTTGTTGGTACATGGAAACACGATGGCCACCACAACGTTTTGACAAACCATTAAATTCCTAG
- a CDS encoding Histone chaperone asf1, whose product MASLVNVTSVELSNNPAPFDSKLSLSITFNCLEILKKPLSFDIVYIGCPNDTEHDQVLDTITIPEVTVGNHTITVEVDPPVVEKIPREDFVGVTAIMLKAFYSGQLFNKISWYCAVEYTDPELIENKPEIPVVEKLQRRVVFDEPRNVIYNIKWREDDVEDEVVTTEEVEESDVIVFSCEPSEFDIAAENAEAAECEEVCQEMDEDSEIADESMVEDDDSGSVDLNDDSDVSADEDVADETMEDEEPLEEVVEHTKQIVSV is encoded by the exons ATGGCTTCATTAGTTAATGTTACTTCTGTTGAATTGTCAAATAATCCTGCTCCATTTGATAGCAAACTTTCGTTATCTATTACTTTCAATTGTCTTgaaatcttaaaaaaac cttTATCTTTTGATATTGTTTATATTGGATGTCCTAATGATACTGAACATGATCAAGTACTAGATACAATTACTATTCCTGAAGTTACAGTGGGAAATCATACAATTACAGTTGAGGTTGATCCTCCAGTTGTTGAGAAAATTCCAAGGGAAGATTTTGTTGGTGTTACTGCAATCATGCTTAAGGCCTTTTATTCAGGTCaactttttaacaaaataagtTGGTATTGTGCAGTTGAGTATACTGATCCAGAATTGATTGAAAATAAACCTGAGATACCAGTTGTCGAGAAACTACAGAGGAGAGTTGTCTTTGATGAACCACGTAATgttatttacaatattaaatgGCGGGAAGATGATGTTGAGGATGAGGTTGTTACAACTGAAGAAGTAGAAGAATCTGATGTGATTGTCTTTAGTTGTGAACCCAGTGAATTTGACATTGCAGCTGAAAATGCTGAAGCTGCCGAGTGCGAAGAAGTTTGCCAGGAGATGGACGAAGACAGTGAAATAGCCGATGAATCGATGGTTGAAGACGATGACAGTGGATCTGTTGATTTAAATGATGACTCAGATGTCTCTGCAGATGAGGATGTTGCCGATGAAACAATGGAAGATGAAGAGCCTTTGGAGGAGGTAGTTGAGCACACAAAACAAATTGTGTCCGTTTAA